One window of the Pseudarthrobacter sp. ATCC 49987 genome contains the following:
- a CDS encoding TetR/AcrR family transcriptional regulator — MTPTANRTPQAVRTAAGQAREKILATAFRLFYAQGLRAAGIDTIIAESGVAKATFYKYFPAKDDLILAYLEKVDRVWTGQLQAAADAAGPDAAAQLVGLFDALASACRRDGYRGCAFINAAAESASGTRVHERTVAHKEHIRAWIRDLAVQAGAPDPDKLARSLTLVLDGGLASGVLDADPAAATAARDTASQLVAASLGRNP; from the coding sequence ATGACTCCGACCGCCAACAGGACACCGCAGGCCGTCCGGACGGCCGCCGGGCAGGCGCGGGAAAAGATCCTTGCCACGGCGTTCCGGCTCTTCTACGCCCAGGGGCTCCGCGCCGCCGGCATCGATACGATCATCGCCGAATCCGGCGTCGCGAAGGCCACGTTCTACAAGTACTTTCCGGCCAAGGACGACCTGATCCTGGCCTACCTGGAGAAGGTGGACAGGGTTTGGACCGGGCAGCTCCAGGCCGCGGCGGATGCCGCCGGGCCTGACGCCGCGGCCCAGCTCGTGGGGTTGTTCGACGCCCTGGCCAGCGCCTGCCGCCGCGACGGCTACCGCGGTTGCGCCTTCATCAACGCCGCGGCCGAGTCCGCCTCCGGAACCCGCGTCCACGAACGGACGGTGGCCCACAAGGAGCACATCAGGGCCTGGATCCGTGACCTCGCCGTCCAGGCCGGCGCCCCGGATCCGGACAAGCTCGCCCGCAGCCTGACCCTGGTGCTCGACGGCGGACTCGCCAGCGGCGTGCTCGACGCCGATCCGGCGGCGGCCACCGCCGCCCGCGACACCGCATCACAACTTGTCGCCGCCAGCCTCGGGAGGAACCCTTGA
- a CDS encoding acyl-CoA dehydrogenase family protein, with amino-acid sequence MMQAGLAASPGAVDSVAGLPTADFFGFESMLNAAEQAKMAELREFLAREVAPFAGEWWNKAEFPAQILPKLAALELSAPAQRGYSNLFAGLVIAEMTRVDTSLATFFLVHHDLFVEALYGFGSEEQKARLLDDAANLRTTGAFALTEPEHGSDVAGGMETRARRVPGGAPDGGDSWVLNGAKRWIGNGTFCDYMLVWARDEAGGGIRGFIVDATLPGVSRSRIENKIALRTVQNADIVFTDVPVAEADRFAGINSFEDTNELLRGSRIMVAWQGVGQQLAAFDVARQYAVERRQFGRPLAKFQLVQQQLVTMLGNAVASMGMMVRIAQLQDAGAADMPQVALAKSYVSARMRETVAMGRSLLGGNGIVTDYRMAKIFADAEAIYTYEGSFEINTLIVGRAVTGVSAIV; translated from the coding sequence ATGATGCAGGCCGGACTCGCCGCTTCGCCCGGGGCCGTTGATTCCGTCGCGGGGCTGCCGACCGCCGACTTCTTCGGCTTCGAGTCGATGCTCAACGCCGCCGAGCAGGCGAAGATGGCCGAACTGCGGGAGTTCCTGGCCCGCGAGGTGGCGCCCTTCGCCGGTGAATGGTGGAACAAGGCCGAGTTCCCCGCGCAGATCCTGCCGAAGCTGGCCGCCCTCGAGCTCAGCGCACCGGCCCAGCGCGGCTATAGCAATCTGTTTGCGGGGCTGGTCATCGCCGAAATGACGCGGGTGGACACCTCGCTGGCGACCTTCTTCCTGGTCCACCATGACCTCTTCGTGGAGGCGCTCTACGGCTTCGGCTCCGAGGAGCAGAAGGCGCGGCTGCTCGATGACGCCGCGAACCTCCGGACCACCGGGGCGTTCGCGCTGACCGAGCCGGAGCACGGCTCGGATGTGGCCGGCGGCATGGAAACCAGGGCACGGCGGGTTCCCGGCGGGGCGCCTGACGGCGGCGACTCCTGGGTTCTCAACGGTGCCAAGCGCTGGATCGGCAACGGCACGTTCTGCGACTACATGCTCGTGTGGGCCCGCGACGAGGCCGGCGGCGGCATCCGCGGCTTCATCGTGGACGCGACCCTGCCCGGCGTAAGCCGGAGCCGGATCGAGAACAAGATCGCGCTGCGCACGGTGCAGAACGCCGACATCGTCTTCACGGACGTGCCGGTGGCCGAGGCGGACCGCTTCGCCGGGATCAACAGCTTCGAGGACACCAACGAACTGCTGCGCGGTTCGCGGATCATGGTCGCCTGGCAGGGCGTTGGCCAGCAGCTGGCCGCGTTCGACGTCGCCCGGCAGTACGCCGTCGAACGCCGGCAGTTCGGGCGGCCGCTGGCGAAGTTCCAGCTGGTCCAGCAGCAGCTGGTCACCATGCTTGGCAACGCCGTGGCGAGCATGGGGATGATGGTCCGGATTGCCCAGCTGCAGGATGCGGGCGCCGCGGACATGCCGCAGGTGGCGCTGGCGAAGTCCTATGTGAGCGCCCGGATGCGCGAAACCGTGGCGATGGGCCGGTCCCTGCTGGGCGGCAACGGGATCGTGACCGACTACCGGATGGCCAAGATCTTCGCCGACGCCGAGGCGATCTACACCTACGAGGGCTCGTTCGAGATCAACACGCTGATCGTGGGACGTGCCGTGACCGGAGTGTCCGCGATCGTCTAG
- a CDS encoding DUF1684 domain-containing protein, with protein MNATHPAPDAQLARWQRFRNSRNTALASEYGWLTLTSFQWLEDRPAAVDLAPGLWSTDGTTAFLTAAAAEGLTLVDTGESVEGTVSAALSNEESLMWVRYGGADGRQVVVELAMRANRYAVRTRDSKSPVLTEFDGVPTFDFRPDLVVEARFVPYPEPVDVPIGTANPLVDGVHRSVGELVFRLPGKDHEFHLQAEEEKLGALTVTFHDETNGESTDEWRKVSTARPRVDALGNRTVSLDFNRAINYPSAFTPYGTCPMPVKNNSLDYRIEAGEKEPALF; from the coding sequence TTGAACGCGACGCATCCCGCCCCTGACGCCCAGCTCGCCCGCTGGCAGCGCTTCCGCAACAGCCGCAACACGGCCCTCGCCAGCGAGTACGGCTGGCTGACACTGACCTCCTTCCAGTGGCTGGAGGACCGGCCTGCCGCCGTCGACCTCGCCCCCGGGCTCTGGTCCACCGACGGCACGACGGCGTTCCTCACCGCCGCCGCGGCCGAGGGCCTCACCCTCGTGGACACCGGCGAATCCGTGGAGGGCACCGTCAGCGCGGCGCTGTCCAATGAGGAGTCCCTGATGTGGGTCCGGTACGGCGGCGCGGACGGCCGGCAGGTGGTAGTCGAACTGGCAATGCGCGCCAACAGGTACGCCGTGCGCACCCGGGATTCCAAGTCCCCGGTGTTGACGGAATTCGACGGCGTGCCGACCTTCGATTTCCGCCCGGACCTCGTGGTCGAGGCCCGGTTTGTCCCGTATCCGGAGCCCGTCGACGTCCCCATCGGCACAGCCAACCCGCTGGTGGACGGGGTCCACCGTTCCGTGGGCGAGCTCGTGTTCCGGCTCCCCGGCAAGGACCACGAGTTCCACCTGCAGGCCGAGGAGGAAAAGCTCGGCGCCCTGACGGTCACGTTCCACGATGAGACCAACGGGGAAAGTACAGATGAGTGGCGCAAGGTGTCCACGGCCCGCCCGCGCGTCGACGCCCTCGGAAACCGCACGGTCAGCCTGGATTTCAACCGGGCCATCAACTACCCCAGCGCCTTCACACCGTACGGCACGTGCCCCATGCCGGTGAAGAACAACAGCCTGGACTACCGGATCGAGGCCGGGGAGAAAGAGCCGGCCCTGTTCTAG
- a CDS encoding acyltransferase family protein, with translation MTSAVATPSVSVRRPSPRLRVALDVIRALSAVYVVIHHVVVNSTMTGLPQVVFKYGPQAVIVFFLLSGFVIFANESTRVQKSVTSYYLRRLRRIYPPLLVAFAVSALVAWLDGTLVRDFSPLTLGLNLLSLQDLGDFKPGVIAYPFLGNGPLWSLSYEVLFYLAFPLIMSAHRRSAGLSLGIVGSWSVIGFGTYVVAPNHFSLVFAYMLTWWAGAVIAELYGSDRLSLRAVVPVGCWLVALCAVAGAGVVLNRHPEMVEILRLSLNLFVFALACVAASTTVLARYFVRVAAPLAVPAAFTASISYGLYVFHFPLLVQWDFAKTPLGLAVAAVLLLVISVVGDRSLERWIPKP, from the coding sequence ATGACTTCTGCCGTCGCCACGCCGTCAGTTTCCGTCCGGCGTCCAAGTCCGCGCCTCCGGGTGGCTCTTGACGTTATCCGTGCACTGTCCGCCGTCTACGTCGTGATCCATCACGTCGTGGTCAACTCGACCATGACCGGCCTGCCGCAGGTGGTCTTCAAGTACGGACCCCAGGCTGTTATTGTCTTCTTCCTGCTTAGCGGATTCGTCATCTTCGCCAACGAAAGCACCCGGGTGCAGAAGAGTGTCACGTCCTATTATTTGCGCCGATTGCGCCGCATCTACCCGCCGTTGCTGGTCGCGTTTGCTGTATCAGCACTGGTTGCCTGGCTGGACGGCACGCTGGTCCGCGATTTCTCACCCCTGACGCTGGGGCTGAACTTGCTTTCCCTCCAGGATCTTGGGGATTTCAAGCCGGGCGTTATTGCCTACCCGTTCCTGGGAAATGGTCCTCTCTGGTCCCTGTCATATGAAGTGCTTTTCTACTTGGCCTTTCCGCTGATCATGAGTGCCCACCGCCGCTCCGCCGGCCTGTCTTTGGGGATCGTAGGAAGCTGGTCCGTGATCGGCTTCGGCACCTACGTCGTGGCACCCAACCACTTCTCCCTGGTCTTCGCCTACATGCTCACGTGGTGGGCCGGAGCCGTGATTGCCGAGCTCTACGGTTCGGACCGGCTCAGCCTCCGGGCCGTGGTGCCTGTTGGCTGCTGGCTGGTGGCGCTGTGCGCCGTTGCCGGTGCCGGGGTTGTGCTGAACCGGCACCCGGAGATGGTGGAGATCCTGAGGCTCTCACTGAATCTTTTTGTGTTCGCCCTGGCCTGCGTTGCCGCTTCGACCACCGTTCTGGCGAGATATTTCGTCCGGGTTGCCGCGCCCTTGGCGGTCCCGGCCGCATTTACCGCCTCGATTTCCTACGGCCTGTACGTGTTCCACTTTCCCCTGCTGGTTCAGTGGGACTTCGCCAAGACGCCGCTTGGTCTCGCTGTAGCGGCGGTGCTGCTCCTGGTCATATCGGTGGTGGGCGACCGCTCCCTTGAGCGATGGATCCCCAAGCCGTAG